Proteins co-encoded in one Arachis stenosperma cultivar V10309 chromosome 7, arast.V10309.gnm1.PFL2, whole genome shotgun sequence genomic window:
- the LOC130940167 gene encoding uncharacterized protein LOC130940167 isoform X1 yields the protein MEESYTTGLPTSHLAGSVMAVTTREKSTTKQDAETCIVEEPQKKLVMSASEKPSSSSSVTSTVALARDIDPLLKDLNEKKQSFKRNVVSLAAELKDIQNRLASQEQSYAKETLTRKEAETKAKSMEFEIGRLQKKLEERNEHLPIALRDIKQHDITQSMCGILVDWIVEICIM from the exons ATGGAAGAGTCATACACCACCGGCCTCCCCACCAGCCATTTGGCCGGTTCTGTTATG GCTGTCACAACTAGAGAAAAGAGTACTACGAAACAAGATG CAGAGACGTGCATAGTTGAAGAACCTCAAAAAAAATTGGTCATGTCAGCATCTGAGAAaccatcatcatcttcttcagTGACGAGTACTGTAGCATTAGCAAGAGATATTGATCCACTATTGAAGGATTTGAACGAAAAGAAGCAGAGTTTCAAGCGCAACGTGGTGTCTTTGGCTGCAGAGTTGAAGGATATTCAAAACCGTCTTGCTTCACAGGAACAATCTTATGCCAAAGAAACCTTAACAAGAAAG GAAGCAGAGACTAAAGCCAAGAGCATGGAGTTTGAAATTGGAAGATTGCAAAAGAAATTGGAAGAAAGGAACGAGCATCTTCCAATTGCATTAAGAGATATAAAGCAACACGACATTACTCAAAGCATGTGCGGGATACTGGTTGATTGGATTGTAGAGATTTGCATAATGTAA
- the LOC130941157 gene encoding cytochrome P450 71D10-like yields MAEIIKKPKVMERAQSEVRSVYGNKGYVDESELYQLTYLKCVIKETLRLHPPAPLLIQRENKEPCQIKGYQIPANSRIIINAWAIGRDPRYWVDAMDFKPERFVDDYLIDNRGTNFEFIPFGGGRRMCPGIAFASPNMELPLAQFLFHFDWKLPDGIKNDELDMTELFGITTRKRNHFCLIPIIVKDMHKDNNVISS; encoded by the coding sequence ATGGCTGAAATAATAAAGAAACCAAAAGTGATGGAAAGAGCACAATCTGAAGTTAGAAGTGTTTATGGTAACAAAGGGTATGTGGATGAATCAGAATTGTACCAATTGACATACCTTAAGTGTGTCATCAAGGAAACCTTAAGGTTACATCCACCTGCGCCATTGCTGATTCAAAGAGAGAACAAAGAACCATGCCAAATCAAAGGGTATCAAATTCCAGCCAATTCTAGAATTATTATCAATGCTTGGGCAATTGGAAGAGATCCAAGGTATTGGGTTGATGCCATGGATTTTAAGCCTGAGAGGTTTGTTGATGATTATTTAATTGATAATAGAGGCACAAACTTTGAATTTATTCCATTTGGTGGTGGAAGAAGAATGTGTCCCGGGATTGCATTTGCTTCACCAAACATGGAATTACCACTTGCTCAATTTCTTTTCCATTTTGATTGGAAGCTTCCCGATGGAATCAAGAATGATGAACTTGATATGACTGAGTTGTTTGGGATCACCACAAGAAAAAGAAATCATTTCTGTTTGATTCCCATTATTGTCAAAGATATGCATAAAGACAACAATGTAATTAGCAGTTAG
- the LOC130941574 gene encoding cytochrome P450 71D10-like — protein sequence MDLQSLISIFTTFLFLFMLLKIAMKKFSSSKDITNLPPGPRKLPIIGNMHNLVGSMPHECLRNLASKYGPLMHLQLGEVSHIIVTSPEMAQEILKTQDLNFCNRPNLLFARVMTYNRTDIALAPYGEYWRHIRKICNMELLTTKRVQSFRHIREAEVSELVKAISQSQGSIFNLSHKILSMTYGIVARIAFGKKYSYQEFFISSMEKAIQIGGGNCIADLYPSIRVLLEMMSRDKAKLKELYIKTDKVLQDIIDDHRNKKDGKFEEEEEGSEDLVDVLLKFQQKDSEYPLTDDNIKAIIQDIFTAGGETSSAVVEWAMSELIKNPKVMERAQSEVRRVYGSKGYVDESELHQLTYLKSIIKETLRLHPSVPLLLPRENRESCQIKGYQIPSNSRIIINVWAIGRDPRYWIDAMEFKPERFVDDYSIDNRGTNFEFIPFGGGRRMCPGIAFASPNMELPLAQFLYHFDWKLPNGIKNEELDMTELFGMSIRRRNDLCLIPIIHHQP from the exons ATGGATCTTCAGAGCCTTATCTCTATCTTCACCACCTTCCTCTTTCTCTTTATGCTATTGAAAATAGCCATGAAGAAATTTAGTTCTTCGAAGGATATTACCAATTTACCCCCAGGACCAAGAAAACTACCCATAATAGGAAACATGCACAACCTTGTAGGATCAATGCCCCATGAATGCCTAAGAAACTTAGCATCCAAATATGGACCCTTAATGCACCTTCAACTAGGAGAAGTGTCCCACATCATAGTTACATCACCTGAAATGGCACAAGAGATTTTGAAGACTCAAGATCTCAATTTTTGTAATAGGCCAAACCTTCTCTTTGCAAGAGTCATGACTTACAATCGCACAGACATTGCTCTTGCCCCCTATGGAGAGTATTGGAGGCATATACGAAAGATCTGCAACATGGAGTTATTAACAACAAAGCGTGTTCAATCTTTTAGGCACATAAGAGAAGCAGAGGTTTCAGAGTTGGTCAAAGCAATATCTCAAAGTCAAGGCTCCATTTTCAATCTCTCTCACAAGATTTTATCAATGACCTATGGAATAGTGGCAAGAATAGcatttg GTAAAAAATATAGCTATCAGGAATTTTTTATATCATCTATGGAGAAAGCAATTCAAATAGGAGGAGGAAATTGCATTGCTGATCTGTATCCTTCAATTAGAGTACTGCTTGAAATGATGAGTAGAGACAAGGCTAAGCTTAAAGAACTGTATATAAAGACTGATAAGGTATTACAAGACATCATAGATGAtcatagaaataaaaaagatggcaaatttgaagaagaagaagaaggtagtGAAGATCTAGTTGATGTTCTTCTCAAGTTTCAACAAAAAGATTCTGAATATCCTTTGACTGATGACAACATCAAAGCAATCATCCAG GACATATTTACTGCTGGTGGAGAAACATCCTCAGCAGTTGTGGAATGGGCAATGTCTGAATTGATAAAGAATCCAAAAGTGATGGAAAGAGCACAATCTGAAGTTAGAAGGGTTTATGGTAGCAAAGGGTATGTGGATGAATCAGAATTGCACCAATTAACTTACCTTAAGTCTATCATCAAAGAAACCTTAAGGTTACATCCATCCGTGCCTTTGTTACTTCCGAGAGAGAACAGAGAATCATGCCAAATCAAAGGGTATCAAATTCCATCCAATTCAAGAATTATTATCAATGTTTGGGCAATTGGAAGAGATCCTAGGTATTGGATTGATGCCATGGAATTTAAGCCTGAGAGATTTGTTGATGATTATTCAATTGATAATAGAGGCACAAACTTTGAGTTTATTCCATTTGGTGGTGGAAGAAGAATGTGTCCCGGGATTGCATTTGCTTCACCAAACATGGAGTTGCCACTTGCTCAATTTCTTTACCATTTTGATTGGAAGCTTCCCAATGGAATCAAGAATGAGGAACTTGATATGACTGAGTTGTTTGGGATGAgtataagaagaagaaatgatCTTTGCTTGATTCCCATTATTCATCATCAACCTTaa
- the LOC130940167 gene encoding uncharacterized protein LOC130940167 isoform X2 codes for MEESYTTGLPTSHLAGSVMAVTTREKSTTKQDETCIVEEPQKKLVMSASEKPSSSSSVTSTVALARDIDPLLKDLNEKKQSFKRNVVSLAAELKDIQNRLASQEQSYAKETLTRKEAETKAKSMEFEIGRLQKKLEERNEHLPIALRDIKQHDITQSMCGILVDWIVEICIM; via the exons ATGGAAGAGTCATACACCACCGGCCTCCCCACCAGCCATTTGGCCGGTTCTGTTATG GCTGTCACAACTAGAGAAAAGAGTACTACGAAACAAGATG AGACGTGCATAGTTGAAGAACCTCAAAAAAAATTGGTCATGTCAGCATCTGAGAAaccatcatcatcttcttcagTGACGAGTACTGTAGCATTAGCAAGAGATATTGATCCACTATTGAAGGATTTGAACGAAAAGAAGCAGAGTTTCAAGCGCAACGTGGTGTCTTTGGCTGCAGAGTTGAAGGATATTCAAAACCGTCTTGCTTCACAGGAACAATCTTATGCCAAAGAAACCTTAACAAGAAAG GAAGCAGAGACTAAAGCCAAGAGCATGGAGTTTGAAATTGGAAGATTGCAAAAGAAATTGGAAGAAAGGAACGAGCATCTTCCAATTGCATTAAGAGATATAAAGCAACACGACATTACTCAAAGCATGTGCGGGATACTGGTTGATTGGATTGTAGAGATTTGCATAATGTAA